The Brenneria rubrifaciens genome has a window encoding:
- a CDS encoding VasL domain-containing protein gives MQDAQQALKVGRDPRMLPEYEALRAEINKLSHASRPEVDWRRVHDMATSIFEKQGVDLQTAIYFTLARSRLAGLDGFTESCEFLANLIVTQWDNFWPPVHQERARTEILDWFIARVSEVIRQYAISHEDKRLVYRCERALQLMSEKLHNSGLSRIPRVENLLHFIEGYTHLFDETEIVIVSDDQTLQKQDMQIPPMVFFKSDREPGAAATGAGASVAGQPAGSILVGREKPQLKPTVLKIEAHRKQKPAWFWFAAGLLSCALPVAAIAGWQYWQQQKLAALALLQQPVHVLPTAPNHNDIRRARIALGEQTLQSMEGELFNRYQARLAQISTAPPFYLYQYGEGLKGVMRQLYPDSLAVKAMDRQWQLSLDRQQGDLPDTDGYEQVRTTVNDTLQQLLEIERQRRTVTISYLKSKLYDMQKDLISDVPFSRRLRELEESKRGGQPPASAELRGMEDELRSFTIRLYRLQQGDGGDK, from the coding sequence ATGCAAGATGCACAACAAGCCTTGAAAGTGGGGCGGGACCCACGGATGTTGCCGGAGTATGAAGCGTTACGGGCGGAGATTAATAAGTTGAGTCACGCTTCCCGGCCTGAAGTGGACTGGCGACGGGTACACGATATGGCCACCAGCATCTTTGAAAAGCAAGGGGTGGATTTACAGACCGCGATCTATTTTACCCTGGCCCGTTCTCGTCTGGCGGGGTTGGATGGCTTTACCGAAAGCTGTGAATTTCTGGCTAATCTGATCGTCACCCAATGGGATAACTTCTGGCCGCCGGTTCATCAGGAGCGCGCGCGCACAGAAATACTGGACTGGTTTATCGCCCGCGTCAGTGAAGTCATTCGCCAGTATGCCATCAGCCATGAAGATAAACGGCTGGTATATCGTTGCGAACGGGCGCTGCAATTGATGAGTGAAAAGCTGCACAACTCGGGGCTGAGCCGTATTCCGCGAGTGGAGAATCTGCTGCATTTCATTGAGGGCTATACCCATCTGTTTGATGAAACCGAGATTGTGATTGTGTCGGACGATCAGACGTTGCAAAAGCAGGACATGCAAATCCCGCCAATGGTGTTCTTTAAGTCGGACAGGGAACCCGGCGCGGCGGCGACAGGGGCGGGCGCATCGGTGGCAGGTCAGCCTGCGGGCAGTATTCTGGTCGGACGGGAGAAACCACAGTTGAAACCCACGGTACTGAAGATCGAAGCGCATCGTAAACAGAAACCCGCCTGGTTCTGGTTTGCCGCCGGATTACTGAGCTGTGCGCTACCCGTGGCGGCCATCGCGGGCTGGCAATATTGGCAGCAGCAGAAATTGGCGGCGCTGGCGCTACTGCAACAGCCTGTCCATGTGTTGCCGACCGCCCCGAATCACAACGATATTCGTCGGGCGCGTATCGCGTTGGGCGAGCAGACATTACAAAGCATGGAAGGCGAATTATTTAATCGCTATCAGGCCCGGTTAGCGCAGATCAGCACCGCGCCGCCATTCTACCTGTATCAGTATGGAGAGGGGTTAAAAGGCGTCATGCGTCAATTGTACCCGGACTCGCTGGCGGTGAAAGCGATGGATCGTCAGTGGCAACTTTCTCTCGACCGCCAGCAGGGTGACCTGCCTGACACGGACGGCTATGAGCAGGTTCGCACCACAGTCAATGACACGCTGCAACAACTGCTGGAGATTGAGCGCCAGCGCCGTACCGTCACCATTTCATACCTGAAGTCAAAACTTTATGACATGCAGAAAGATCTGATATCGGATGTGCCGTTCAGTCGTCGTTTGCGTGAGCTGGAGGAAAGTAAGCGCGGCGGCCAACCGCCAGCCTCGGCAGAATTGCGCGGTATGGAAGATGAACTGCGTTCGTTCACGATTCGACTGTATCGGTTGCAACAGGGCGACGGCGGCGATAAATAA